Below is a genomic region from Nomascus leucogenys isolate Asia unplaced genomic scaffold, Asia_NLE_v1 000642F_140476_qpd_obj, whole genome shotgun sequence.
gcatggcggtgggcacctgtaatccaagctactaggatgagacaggagaatcgcttgaacctgggaggcagaggttgcagtgagctgagattgcaccactgcattccagcctgggcaacagagtgagactgtatcttaaaaaaatgaaagttaaatcaGCTCAGTTCTAATTTGTTACAGCACCAAAATTacacaaatttttgtttgtttttgagacagagtcttgctctgtcactcaagctggagtgcagtggcacaatctcacctcactgcaacatccacctcctaggttcgagtgattctcctcagcctcccgagtagctgggactacaggcacgtgccaccatgcctggctaatttttgtatttttagtagagatggggtttctccatgttggtcaggctggtctcgaacacccgatctcaggtgattggcctgcctcggcctcccaaagtgctggaattacaggtgtgagccaccacacctggcctcagttaCACAGATTTTAAGGCAAATTCCATTTCACCTATAAACAATAGGAAAATCATATGTGTTATTCTCACCTATTTTCTTTGTGTCCAAAAGTGAATCGAAGAATTGGATGCCAATTTCTCGGCTAGTTCCGTTAACCAGAAAGTAATTGCGAGACGTTAATCCTGACAGGTTATCCAGGTGACATCCCACATGGGTTCCCGAGTCTTGTATGTAATAAGGACACCggatctccctctttctcctgaaAGATTAGAAAGTGTTCAGAGAGcaatcaggaaaacaaaacaaaacacaaaaacacaaaacaaaacaaaaacaaacacaaaacaaaaaaaacaaacacaaaacaaaaaaacaaaacaaaacaaaaacaaaaaacacaaaacaaaaacacaaaacaaaacacaaaacaaaacacaaaacaaaaacacaaaacaaaacaaaaacaaaaaacacaaaacaaaaacacaaaacaaaaaaacacaaaacaaaaacaccaaaacatgaaacaaaaaaacacaaaaacacaaaccaaaacaaacacaaaacaaaaacaaaagtaaaaacacaaacacaaaacaaaaacaaacacaaaacacaaaaacataaaacaaaaccacaaaaacacaaaacaacaaaaacatgaaacaaaaaaaacaaaaatacaaaaggaaaacacaaaaacacaaaacaaaacaaaaacagaaaaacacaaaacaaaacgacacaaaacaaaacaaacaaaaaaacaggcccagtgcggtggctcacgcctataatcccagcactttgggaggccaaggcgggcggatcacttgaggtcaggagtttgagaccagcctggccagcatggtgaaaccccgtctctactaaaaatacaaaaattagatgggtgtgatggagtgcacctgtagtcccagctactcgggaggctgaggcaggagaatcgcttgaacccgggagggaggcacaggttgcagggagctgagatcacatcactacactccagcctgggtgacagagcaagactctgtctctaaataaatatatggagcctggtgtggtggctcatgcctgtaattccagcactttgggaggccaaggcacgctgatcacttcaggtcaggagtttgagaccaacctgggcaacatgacaaaaccctgtctctactaaaaatacaaaatttagctggatgtggtggcgggtgcctgtaatcccagctacctgggaagctgaggcaggaaaattgcttgaacccagaagtttgaggttgcagtgagccgagatggtgccattgcactccagcctgggcaacagagcaagaccatgtcttaagaaaaaaaaaaaaccagcgtGATTTTTCTCCCATCCCTGCATTCCTCATAATTCTTCACATGAGGTGAACACTTACTTTGAGTTTTGTATGTACAAAAAATACTGGACGTCACGGGGGGCCGTCGGACCCCTCGCCCAGGTGCAGTTCAGGAAATCCACATTGTAGATGAAACAGGAGAAATTCTGAGCCGCGGTACCCTCCCTTCCTGGGAAGAGgcagaaacaaaacaattttcaCTCTGAAGTTCAACGGGATGTACTTTGATGCTGGTAGGATGGTGGGGGGTAGTGCTGTAAACGGATCCCTGAGCTGTCTTGCTTACCTGAGTTTGGATAAAGCAGTTTTTGCTGAAATCCTCTTTGACTGGTATTCACGTGAACCTCAAATGTGACTCCTTCATGTATACAATTTCACGAAATGTGCACGAACATTCGTTGTTACTGAGCTGAAGAGTTGCAACCAGACAGAGCCGATTAGGAAACAACCGTCTGTCTCCTACACTCttcaggctggagggcattggcgcgatctcggctcactgcaacctccgcctcccaggttcaagtgattctcctgcctcagcctcccgagtagcttggattacagacacctgccaccacacccagctaatttgtgtatttgtagtagagacagggtttcaccatgttggccaggctggtctcaaactcctgacctcaggtgagccacccgcctcgccctcccaaagttctgggattacaggcatgagccaccacgcccggccatggtATTGGTTTTTACCTGGATTTGGCGACACACGGCTGCCTCCCTTTGTGAAATCATCTCCCTACGCTTCCTCTGAGGACTCTGAGTGGATACGCCAAATACCAGCTTGCAGGTGAAAACTCAATCTGATACTCTAGCAGTGCTGAAAGTATCAGACTAgaggccacgtgcagtggctcacacctgtaatcccagcactttgggaggccaaggcgggtggatcacttgaggtctggagtttgagaccagcccggcctacatggtgaaaccctgtctctactaaaaatacaaaaattagccaggtgtggtggtaggcacctgtaatcccagctactcgggaggctgaggcaggagaatctcttgaacccaggaggcacaggttgcagtgagctgagatcgtgcccatgcactccagcctgggtgacagagtgagactccatccccccaaaaagggttggacacagtggctcacacctgtaatgccagcactttgggaggccgaggctggcggatcacttgaggtcaggagtttgagaccagcctggccaacatggtgaaaccccgtctctactaaaaatacaaaaattagccaggtgtggtggcgggcacctgtaatcccagctactcgggaggctgaggcaggacatctcttgaacccgggagccagaggttgcagtgagctgagatcacgccactgcactccagcctgggcaacagacgagactccatcccaaaaaataaaggtcggctcacacctgtaatgccagcactttgggaggccaatggggggcgggggcagatcacgaggtcaggagttcaagaccagcctgaccaacatggtgaaaccccgtctctactaaaaatacaaaaagtagccgtgcatggtggcaggcgcctgtaatcccagttactcgggaggctgaggcaggagactcgcttgaacctgggaggtggaggttgcagtgagccaagatcacaccagtgcattccagcctggggaacaagagcgaaactccatctcaaaacaaaaaaaaatgtatgtcatctggggtaacatagcaagaccacctATCCATCTGTGTAACATCTATCTATAGAATTGATTATCAATCTCCCAATCATCTATTATCACCTATCAATCAATAAATCACCTATCACCTATCTATCGATCATCtatatttctctcttcctctccctcctcttctgttctctctttctctgtgtttctccctccttccctcccctctccccgctcttctgtctctgtctcctgtgTTCCAAAAACCCTGACCTTAATCCCTTGGGGGACCAGGATGGTGACACAGTGACAAAGTCACTGACACTTTAGTTTTCTCCGTCCTTCTTCCACCACAGACCCAGGTACACATCCAACTGCATTTGCCAGGATTTCTGTTATCTTGGGGTAAAATACGCTCTTGGgctaaaatacagtaaaataggCTCTGCCTCAGGGAATCAGTCTCCGGTACacattgcagacatgagccaacAGCACTTTCCCAGTCCCCCTGAGATTGTGGCTCCGACATTTCTCCAAATACCACACTTGTGTTGTTTGTGTCCGTGACCCTCTCgcttttatttaatttgatttattattattattttttgagacagagttttgctcttgttgcccaggctggagtgcaatggcgccatctcggctcaccacaacctccgcctcccgagttcgagtaattctcctgcctcagcctcctgagtagctgggattacaggcatgcaccagcacgcgcggctaattttgtatttgtagtagagacggggtttcaccatgttggtcaggctggtctcgaactcctgacctcaggtgatccacccgcctccgcctcccaaagtgccaggattacaggcatgagccaccgtgcctggttgaCCCTGTTGCTTTTAACTCGGAAAGGGCTGTGTAAAGGACAGGGGTTGAGCATGGGAAATTCGTCTCACCCTGGGTTCCACGACTCTGTTCTTGTCAATTAAGAAACACCTGCTGAAGGTTGTATTTTCTTGGCAGTCCCAGCTTAAATTCATCGTCCTGGAGTCAAACCTCACATTGAGACTAGAGGCTGGTACTGCTGTTCGCAGATCTGCAAAGAGTGGGCACTGGATTCagaatttcctcttttccttttttttttattttttttttttgagatggagtctggctctgttgcccaggctggagtgcaatagcgcgatcttcgctcactgcaagctctgccacccgggttcaagtgattctcctgcctcagcctcccgagtagctgggattacaggcgccgaccaccacgcccagctaatttttgtatttttagtagagacggggtgtcaccatgttggtcaggctggtctcgaactcccgacctcaggtaatccacccacctcggtttcccaaactgctgggattacaggcgtgagccaccgcgcctggccggccctgttttctctcctcccacccgGCTCTGGGAGGTGAAGTTCAGGGCTGGAGCCTGCTGACTTTCCTCTCTCACCCACGTGGCCCCAGGACGTCCCACATCCTCAGGTATCTGTTCCTCCCTTGTgcatcttccttccttttctcagcCCCCTTGCTGTTTCTGAAAAAGGAGATTTCTACTGCGGAAATACTCAAACATCACCTGAagactgggggtggtggctcacgcctctaatgccagcaccttgggaggctgaggcaaaaagctgacttgagcccagtaggttgagatccgtctgggcaacatagcaagatcgcatctcttaaaaaaaacaatttaaaaaataaatttaaatgaggcaggcgtggtggtgcacatctgtagttccagcttgcTCTTTCTCCACATAGAGATGTTTACTGCAGAAATCATCAAAAAccggccgggctcggtggctcatgcctgcagtcccagcactttgggaggctgaggtgggtggatcacctgaggtcaggagttcgagaccagcctggccaacatggtgaaaccccatctctactaaaaatacaaaaaaattaggtggacatggtggtgggttcctgtaatcccagctactcagggggctgaggcaggagaatcggttgaacctgggaggtggaggctgcagtgagccgagatcgtgccactgcactccagcctgggagacagaacaagactccatctcaaaaaaaaaaaaaaaaaagaaagagaaatcaaaaaccagtcttggcaacatagcaagatcccatctctataaaattaaaaaaaaaatttaaattagcttggtgtggtggtatatttttgtagtcccagctacttgggaggctgaagtgggaggatacttgatcccagaaagttgaggctgcagtgagccgagatcgcaccactgcactccagcctgggtgacagagcgagatcctgtctcaaaaaaaaaaaaaaaaaaaagagagagagacagagaaataaaaccGCTTGAATGAGAACAGGAAAAGACTCTTTATCCAGAGTGATGTGGCTTTGAACACGCTTCCCAAATTATGGAACTTGGCAGTTTAAAATAAAGCCgaaggaatttgagaaaattGCAGAAACAGAAAGCTGTCTTTGTCTCTCTTCCCTGAACCAGGTCACAAACACCTGGAAATATTTTCCTGAAGCAGGCCCTGACACCCTCAGTCAAGAGGGTCCCTcctggaaatgcaaatcaaaaccacaatgagttatcattccacaccagtcacaatggctattattaagaagtcaaaaaacaagaggctgggtgtggtgactcacacttgtaatcccagcactttgggaggccgaggcgggggatcacctgaggccaggagtttgagaccagcctggccaacatgacaaaaccccatctctactaaaaatacaaaaaattagccgggcctggtggcaggcacctgtaatcccagctattcgggaggctgaggcaggagaatcgcttgaacccggggggctgagtttgcagtgagctgagattgagccattgcactccagcctgggcaacaagagggagactctgaaaaaaagaaagaaaaagaaaaagaaagaaagaaaaagaaagagaaaaagaaagaaaaggaagagaagaaagaaaagaaaggaaggaaggaaggaaggaaggaaggaaggaaggaaggaaagaaagagaaacaaagaagaagaagaaagaaagaaagaaaaaggaaggaaggaaagaagggaagaaagaaggaaataaagaaagaaaggagaagaaacaaagaagaaagaaagaaagaaagaaagaaaagaaagaaagaaaggagggagggagggaaggaaggaaagaaagaaacaatggaaggaagaaagagagagggaaggagggaaggaaggaaggaagaaagaaggaaagaaagaaaagaagaaagaaggaaggaaagaaacaatggaaggaagaaagagagggaaggagggaaggaagaaagaaaaagaaggaaggaaggaaggaaagaaagaaagaaaaagaagaaatgaatcaggagggagagaaggatggaaggaaggagagaaggaaggatggaaggagggagggcagggagaaggaagcaagggagggaagaagggagggaggaaaaaggaaggaagcagaaaaaggaaggaaggaaggaaggaaggaaggaaggaaggaaggaaggaagaaagaaacacttTGGCCCCATGCAGACATGGGTCCTCATCCTGGCCCCATCACTACCTGGATGGTCGTTGGGTTAAACCGTGGaggtctctgagcctctgttttctcatctgtagaatgggtgGATGGGAATTAACAGCAGAAAAGGAGGTGAGGACAAGAGGAGCTCTGAGCTTCTGGTGGGTTGGCTGGTGCTTACTGGGTCCCTCATAAATATTAGAGATGAAAGGCAGATGGACCCAGGTATCCAGATAGGTCTCCAGATGCAGGACATCTAAATAGGGGCGCAGGGAAGGTTCAGCCAGGTTTCCATACTTACCCGATTTCTCTGGGATCAGGAGGAATGCTGGGTGTGGCAACTCACAGAGCAGAAGGCTTGTCACCAGGAGAAGCATGGTGCTGgtcagagggaagggaagagctgCAGGAGAGAAAATGTCACACAGTGAGAAGGGTGCTTCTCCCAGGACATTCCTGGCAGGGGACCCAAGGGAGGTGATTTGGGGAAACAAACCCAGGATGGTGGTCAGCTGCTGACCTGGTCGAATGAGGGGTCGTGGCCAGCTGGGGAAGGTCTgcagggccattattctgcctaccagaTGGGACTAGGCTGTGGACATCTCTGGGGCCATTATTCCATCTACCACATGGGAATTAGGCTGCGGACATCTctggggccattattctgtctcccACATGGGATTAGGATGTGTACATCTTTGGCGTCTCAAGATGGTCAATCTAGAGTCAAGCTTCCATGGTTCATGGGTCATGGCTCAGCTGACCTTCACGAGGGAACCCATAGCTGACGCTAAAGGTGGGTTCTAACACATTTCAAGGAAATTGCAGTcacttttattcatttctcaTAGCTTTACTTTCTGTTAATAATTAGtggatttggagaaataaaataagaaaggatggctcaagttttcattttcataactcgttttttttgttttgttttgctcttttgtacttttttttttttcttttttgagacggagtcacgctctgtcacccaggctggagtgcagtggcgcgatctcggctcactgcaacctccacctcccagattcacaccattctcgtgcctcagcttcccaagtagctgggactacaggcgcccaccaccacacccagcttttttttttttttgtatttttagtagagacagggtttcaccgtgttagccaggatggtctctatctcctgacttcgtgatccatctgcctcagcctcccaaagtgctgggattacaggcatgagccaccgtgcccggccctgctcttttatactttttaaaaaatcttgactTTTGCAACAGCTATAAAAggcaagtgagaaaaaaaaaaagaagaggaaaaaaaaaagggtgagtACAGAAAACGAcgtgaatgaattttaaatacttatgactaagggaaagaagccactTTGAGATGGCTGCAGACTGAGTCATTCTAACACTTGGATACCGTGGAAAAGACAAAATcatggaaacagtaaaaagatccGGAGTTGGTAGGCGTTGCgcagagggagggatgaatacaCGGACctcagaggatttttagggcagtgaactACTCTTAACACTCCTTTaggcaaaaaaaggaagaagaagaggaagaagcagcaggaggaggagaaggaggaggaggaggaggagaaggaggaagaggagaaggagcaagaggaggaggaggaggagaaggaggaagaggagaaggagcaagaggaggaagaggaggagaaggaggaggaagagaaggaggaggaggagaaggaggaggagaaggaggaggaggagaaggaggaggagaaggaggaggagaagaaggaggaggaggagaaggagaagaaggaggaggagaaggagaagaaggagaaggaggaggagaaggagaagaaggaggaggagaaggaggaggaggaggagaaggagaagaaggaggaggagaaggaggagaaggaggaggagaaggaggaggagaaggaggagaaggaggaggagaaggaggaggaggaggaggagaaggaggaggaggaggagaagggcaggaagaggaggaggaggagaaggaggaggaggagaaggggaggaggaggaggaggggacgaggaggaggaggaggagaaggaggaggaggagaaggaggaggaggaggagaagggggaggaggaggaggagggggacgaggaggaggaggagaaggaggaggaggagaaggaggaggaggagaaggaggaggaggagaaggaggaggaagaggagaaggagaaggaggaggaagaggagaaggggaaggaggaggagaagggggaggaggaggagaaggaggaggaagaggagaaggggaaggaggaggagaaggaggaggaagaggagaaggggaggaggaggagaagggggaggaggaggagaagggggaggaggaggaggaggagaagggggaggaggaggagaaggaggagagaaggagcaggaggagaaggaggagaaggaggagaaggaggaggaagaggagaaggagaaggaggaggaagaggagaaggggaaggaggaggagaaggagaaggaggaggaggagaagggggaggagaaggaggaggagaaagaggaggaggaggagaaggggaggaggaggagaagggggaggaggaggagaagggggaggaggaggagaaggaggaggaggaggagaaggagcaggaggaggagaaggagaaggagaggaggagaaggaggaggaggagaaggagaaggagaggaggagaaggaggaggaggaggagaagggggaggaggaggaggagaaggaggagaaggaggaggaggagaagggggaggaggaggaggagaaggaggagaaggagaaggaggaggaggagaaggaggaggagaaagaggaggaggaggagaagggagaggaggaggagaaggagcaggaggagaagaaggaggaggagaagggggaggaggaggagaaggggaggaggagaaggaggaggaggagaaggagcaggaggagcaggaggagaaggaggaggaggaggaggaggagaaggaggaggaggaggaggaggagaaggaggaggaggaggaggaggagaaggaggaggaggaggagaaggagcaggaggataagggggaggaggaggagaaggaggagaaggggaaggagcaggaggagaaggaggaggaggagaaggaggacgaggaggaggaggaaaagaagctaCTCTGTATGATTCTACAAATGGTGGATCCATGTCAATATACTTTTATCCAAGCCcataaggaagaagaagaaaaaggaggaggaagaagaaagtagaaggggaaggagaagaaaaagaaagaagagaagaagaaggaggaggaggaataggagaaggaggaagaggaggaggaggaagaagaggaggaggagaggaggaggaggaagaggaggaggaggaagaggaggaggagggggggagaaggaggaggaagaggaggaggaggggggagaaggaggaggaagaggaggaggggggggagaaggaggaggaagaggagaaggaggaggagcagctacaaactcaaccaattggcagccagaaaatgtttaaattcatttATAGCCTGGAAGCCTCCattttgagttgtcccgcctttatGAAccaaattaatgtatttaattttttttttttgagacggagtctcgctctgtcgcccaggctggggtgcagtggtgcaatcttggctccctg
It encodes:
- the LOC100602399 gene encoding LOW QUALITY PROTEIN: granulocyte-macrophage colony-stimulating factor receptor subunit alpha-like (The sequence of the model RefSeq protein was modified relative to this genomic sequence to represent the inferred CDS: inserted 1 base in 1 codon), encoding MALQTFPSWPRPLIRPALPFPLTSTMLLLVTSLLLCELPHPAFLLIPEKSDLRTAVPASSLNVRFDSRTMNLSWDCQENTTFSRCFLIDKNRVVEPRLSNNECSCTFREXCIHEGVTFEVHVNTSQRGFQQKLLYPNSGREGTAAQNFSCFIYNVDFLNCTWARGPTAPRDVQYFLYIQNSKRKREIRCPYYIQDSGTHVGCHLDNLSGLTSRNYFLVNGTSREIGIQFFDSLLDTKKIERFNPPGNVTVRCNTTHCLVRWKQPRTYQKLSYLDFQYQLAVHRKNTQPGTENLLINVSGDLENRYNFPSSEPRVKHSVKIRAADVRILNWSSWSEATEFGSDDRNLSSVYIYVLLILGTLVCGLVLGFLFKRFLRMQRLFPPVPQIKDKLNDNHEVEDEIIWEEFTPEEGKGYREEVLTVKEIT